The proteins below come from a single Deltaproteobacteria bacterium genomic window:
- a CDS encoding SGNH/GDSL hydrolase family protein encodes MHRQLHQYHPIIGYHFVPGVKARVEHEGGGYLVRVNQAGFRCDHEFVPHKRPGTFRVLLFGDSYTAGDGVSNRYRYGNLMERAIADLEVYNFGLSGTGTDQQYLIFRQMAADIEHDLIVISVFVENIRRVTARYRPWVTHDGEVLVFFKPYFQIDDDGHLRLHHVPVPKGPIRPAVLPRSEWRHFDQGGRLTWLRDTVNRLGPGAKDLVQRLTRYQPLPAYGQSNSPAWQLMKRILAQWITEATVPVVICPIPLSQHIDETASAASYRARFGELHGPPLVTVHDPLPAFHHFSRSERSQLRFRQDPHFTAAGHRVLAESLGAVVHSFIGQEIQCRPSFSASRLFTTTPPPPL; translated from the coding sequence ATGCACCGGCAACTGCACCAGTATCACCCGATCATCGGCTATCACTTCGTCCCGGGAGTGAAGGCCCGCGTGGAGCACGAGGGCGGGGGCTATCTCGTGCGGGTCAACCAGGCCGGCTTTCGTTGCGACCACGAGTTCGTGCCGCACAAGCGGCCCGGTACGTTTCGCGTCCTGCTGTTCGGTGACTCCTACACCGCCGGTGACGGGGTGAGCAACCGCTATCGTTACGGCAACCTCATGGAGCGCGCCATTGCGGACCTCGAGGTCTACAACTTCGGTCTCTCAGGGACCGGAACCGATCAGCAGTACCTGATCTTCCGTCAGATGGCGGCGGACATCGAGCATGATCTCATCGTCATCAGCGTGTTCGTCGAAAACATCCGCCGGGTGACGGCCCGTTACCGCCCCTGGGTCACTCACGACGGCGAGGTGTTGGTCTTCTTCAAGCCGTACTTCCAGATCGACGACGATGGTCACCTGCGGCTGCACCACGTGCCGGTGCCGAAAGGCCCGATTCGTCCCGCAGTGCTGCCGCGCAGCGAGTGGCGTCACTTCGATCAGGGCGGCCGGCTGACGTGGCTGCGCGATACGGTCAATCGGCTGGGGCCGGGCGCCAAGGATCTGGTGCAGCGTCTAACCCGCTATCAACCGTTGCCGGCATACGGCCAGAGCAACAGCCCAGCCTGGCAGTTGATGAAGCGCATTCTCGCGCAATGGATCACCGAGGCAACCGTGCCGGTGGTGATCTGCCCGATACCGCTGTCCCAGCACATCGACGAGACCGCCTCCGCCGCCTCGTACCGGGCGCGCTTCGGCGAGCTACACGGTCCGCCCCTTGTCACGGTGCACGATCCCTTGCCGGCCTTTCATCACTTCAGCCGCAGTGAGCGCAGCCAGTTGCGTTTTCGCCAGGATCCGCACTTCACCGCCGCCGGCCACCGCGTGCTGGCCGAATCCCTCGGCGCTGTAGTGCACTCGTTCATTGGCCAGGAGATCCAGTGTCGGCCATCGTTCTCGGCATCTCGGCTTTTTACCACGACTCCGCCGCCGCCATTGTGA
- a CDS encoding carbamoyltransferase, which yields MSAIVLGISAFYHDSAAAIVRDGRIVAAAQEERFSRKKHDPRFPRHAVNYCLEEAFVEPERLTAVVFYDNPLLTFDRVLKTLLSVAPKGRDQWVQAARSMLGVKLFVARHIRRCLNVDVPVLFTRHHLAHAASAFYPSPFARAAILTLDGVGEWATGSIAVGAGETIRTLKETCFPHSLGLLYSAFTYFCGFKVNSGEYKLMGLAPYGTPRYADLIREHLIAVKPDGSFRLNLDYFGYLDSDVMTNERFAALFGGPPRRRETRITRREMDLAASVQQVTEEVVLRMAGHARELTGMRDLCLAGGVALNCVANGRLLREGVFERIWIQPAAGDAGGALGAALAATHQRFGVPRQVPAGGRDAQQGSYLGPAYSPAEVRAFLDWNGYPYEAVKDVPLRAERIARALDDGKVVGFFSGRAEFGPRALGARSILGDPRRPETQVQMNLKIKYRESFRPFAPSVLAERCQEYFELDRDSPYMLLVAPVRRERRRAVNGTGVSTGDDDLLAVVRQARSDVPAVTHVDHSARVHTVERAVHPDFHAVVSAFAQRTGCGVLVNTSFNVRGEPIVCTPEDAYRCFMRTEMDMLVLEDCLLYKEQQPPAPADGQWQQRYELD from the coding sequence GTGTCGGCCATCGTTCTCGGCATCTCGGCTTTTTACCACGACTCCGCCGCCGCCATTGTGAGAGACGGCAGGATCGTTGCCGCGGCGCAGGAGGAGCGCTTCTCGCGCAAGAAGCACGACCCGCGCTTTCCCCGCCACGCGGTCAACTACTGTCTGGAAGAGGCCTTCGTCGAGCCGGAGCGGCTGACCGCGGTGGTCTTCTATGACAACCCGCTGCTGACGTTCGACCGGGTTCTCAAAACCCTGCTGAGCGTGGCGCCCAAGGGACGAGACCAGTGGGTGCAGGCCGCGCGCTCGATGTTGGGAGTGAAGCTGTTTGTGGCGCGTCACATCCGCCGGTGCCTCAACGTCGATGTCCCCGTCCTGTTCACGCGCCATCATCTCGCCCATGCCGCCTCGGCGTTCTATCCCTCGCCGTTCGCGCGGGCGGCGATTCTGACGCTGGATGGCGTCGGAGAGTGGGCGACCGGCAGCATTGCCGTGGGTGCGGGGGAAACCATCCGAACGTTGAAGGAGACTTGCTTCCCTCACTCACTCGGCCTGCTTTACAGCGCCTTCACCTATTTCTGCGGCTTCAAGGTGAACTCGGGCGAGTACAAGCTCATGGGCCTGGCGCCCTACGGCACGCCACGTTACGCGGACCTGATTCGCGAGCATCTCATTGCGGTGAAGCCCGACGGCTCGTTCCGGCTCAACCTCGATTACTTCGGCTATCTCGACAGCGACGTGATGACCAACGAGCGATTCGCCGCTCTTTTCGGCGGGCCGCCGCGCCGGCGCGAGACGCGCATCACACGGCGAGAGATGGATCTGGCGGCCTCGGTGCAGCAGGTCACGGAAGAGGTGGTGCTGCGCATGGCTGGCCACGCCCGGGAGCTCACCGGCATGCGCGACCTCTGTTTGGCCGGCGGGGTGGCCCTCAACTGTGTGGCCAACGGGCGCTTGTTGCGCGAGGGCGTGTTCGAGCGCATCTGGATTCAGCCGGCCGCGGGTGATGCCGGCGGCGCTCTGGGGGCGGCTCTCGCGGCTACACACCAGCGCTTCGGGGTGCCGCGCCAAGTTCCCGCTGGCGGGCGCGACGCGCAGCAGGGCAGCTACCTCGGCCCCGCTTACTCGCCCGCGGAAGTGCGCGCCTTCCTGGATTGGAACGGATACCCGTACGAAGCCGTCAAAGACGTCCCACTGCGCGCCGAACGGATTGCCCGCGCTCTCGACGACGGCAAGGTTGTCGGCTTCTTTTCCGGGCGGGCCGAATTCGGCCCGCGCGCCTTGGGTGCTCGCTCCATTCTCGGTGACCCGCGCCGGCCCGAGACGCAGGTGCAGATGAACCTCAAGATCAAGTACCGCGAATCCTTTCGCCCTTTTGCCCCGTCGGTGCTGGCTGAGCGCTGTCAGGAGTACTTCGAGCTCGACCGCGATAGCCCTTACATGTTGCTGGTCGCCCCGGTGCGCCGCGAGCGCCGGCGAGCCGTGAACGGCACCGGCGTCAGCACCGGCGATGACGACCTGCTCGCGGTCGTGCGGCAGGCGCGCAGCGATGTTCCGGCGGTGACTCACGTCGATCACAGCGCGCGCGTGCACACGGTCGAGCGCGCCGTCCATCCCGACTTTCACGCGGTTGTCAGCGCCTTCGCCCAGCGCACGGGCTGCGGCGTGCTGGTCAATACCTCGTTCAACGTGCGTGGCGAACCGATCGTGTGCACGCCCGAGGACGCCTACCGCTGCTTCATGCGCACGGAGATGGATATGCTCGTGTTGGAGGATTGCCTGCTTTACAAGGAACAGCAGCCGCCGGCGCCCGCCGACGGCCAGTGGCAGCAACGCTATGAACTCGACTGA
- a CDS encoding glycosyltransferase has protein sequence MNNTPVNGRRRLRVLHVGKYYPPHAGGIETHLSALCGGLRRLVDVEIMVASEDGTSREEAVDGVPVTRVATMMDVASAPVCPGMVRGIRATQADIIHLHLPNPAAVLAYLASGRNLPLVASYHSDIVRQKVLGRGFAPFLQRFLRRCVAIIVASPNYLDSSPVLQRHRQRCRVIPYGIAGADFRESDERQVDGIRQRYGSPLILSVGRLVYYKGLPYLIRAMGQVGARLLIVGDGPLRAILEQEAAALEVSDRVIFLGPVPDVRPYYHAADVFVLASVARSEAFGIVQLEAMASGVPVVNTWLKSGVPFVSRNGRTGLTVPPEDPDALADAINLLLADKELRARCGAAARRRVQEDFSVETMVERTAQLYREVLAAQPACDASAVVES, from the coding sequence ATGAATAACACTCCCGTGAACGGCCGGCGCCGGCTCCGGGTGCTGCACGTGGGTAAGTACTACCCGCCGCACGCCGGCGGAATCGAGACCCACCTCTCTGCCCTCTGTGGCGGGTTGCGGCGGCTGGTGGACGTCGAGATCATGGTCGCGAGCGAAGACGGCACCAGCCGCGAAGAGGCCGTCGACGGCGTGCCCGTGACCCGGGTTGCCACCATGATGGATGTCGCTTCCGCGCCGGTGTGCCCGGGCATGGTCCGCGGTATTCGCGCCACACAGGCGGATATCATTCATCTCCATCTGCCGAACCCGGCCGCCGTCCTCGCCTACCTGGCCAGCGGCCGGAACCTCCCCTTGGTGGCCTCGTATCACAGCGACATCGTGCGCCAGAAAGTTCTCGGGCGCGGCTTCGCTCCGTTCCTGCAGCGCTTCCTGCGGCGCTGCGTGGCCATAATCGTAGCCTCGCCCAATTACCTCGACAGCTCTCCGGTCCTGCAGCGCCACCGCCAGCGCTGCCGCGTGATTCCGTACGGAATCGCCGGTGCCGACTTCCGGGAGAGCGATGAGCGGCAGGTGGACGGTATTAGGCAGCGCTACGGCTCCCCGCTCATCCTCAGCGTCGGGCGTCTCGTCTATTACAAAGGGCTGCCCTACTTGATCCGCGCCATGGGCCAGGTGGGGGCGCGGCTGCTCATCGTCGGCGACGGCCCGCTGCGTGCCATCCTCGAGCAAGAGGCCGCGGCCCTCGAGGTCAGCGACCGAGTGATCTTCCTCGGCCCCGTGCCCGATGTGCGTCCGTACTACCACGCCGCCGACGTCTTCGTGCTGGCGTCGGTGGCGCGCAGTGAGGCGTTCGGCATCGTGCAGTTGGAAGCGATGGCGAGCGGAGTGCCGGTGGTCAACACCTGGCTGAAATCCGGCGTGCCGTTCGTATCCCGCAACGGCCGCACTGGGCTGACGGTGCCGCCGGAAGATCCCGATGCGCTCGCTGATGCCATTAATCTGCTGCTCGCTGACAAAGAACTGCGCGCGCGCTGTGGCGCGGCGGCGCGGCGCCGAGTGCAGGAAGACTTCAGCGTCGAGACCATGGTCGAGCGCACGGCGCAGCTCTACCGCGAGGTACTCGCCGCCCAGCCGGCGTGCGACGCCTCAGCCGTCGTAGAATCGTGA
- a CDS encoding glycosyltransferase family 2 protein gives MRISGFSFVRNAIDLYYPVVESIRSILPICDEFVIAAGDSSDGTTELLRSLNEPKLKIIDTVWERSQFKRGATNAYQSNLALDACTGDWCFYVQADEVVHERYLPGLLERMRSYLDDGRVEGLLFDYVHFFADYDHYHTSHTWYRREVRIVRNRIGARSWKSAQGFRKHDGSKLHVAHAGAAIYHYGWVRPPKQMTRKRIAFVTIHEGAETAQDKFPDANQSFDFGLLKGRTRFTATHPAVMAARIAQKNWTVAPSAASTQRHDRLSERLLTFAEQRLLGFKIGEHRNYILLPA, from the coding sequence ATGCGGATCAGCGGTTTCTCCTTCGTGCGCAACGCCATCGATCTTTACTACCCGGTAGTGGAGTCAATCCGCTCGATCCTGCCGATTTGCGACGAGTTCGTGATCGCCGCCGGCGACTCCAGCGACGGCACCACCGAGCTGCTGCGCTCGCTCAACGAGCCCAAGCTCAAGATCATCGACACGGTGTGGGAGCGCAGCCAGTTCAAGCGTGGCGCCACCAACGCCTATCAGAGCAACCTCGCGCTCGACGCCTGCACCGGCGACTGGTGTTTCTACGTCCAAGCCGACGAAGTCGTCCACGAACGCTACTTGCCGGGCTTGCTCGAGCGCATGCGCAGCTACCTCGACGATGGCCGCGTCGAGGGCTTGCTGTTCGACTACGTCCACTTCTTCGCCGACTACGACCACTACCACACCTCGCACACCTGGTATCGCCGCGAGGTCCGGATCGTACGCAACCGCATCGGCGCCCGGTCGTGGAAAAGCGCGCAAGGGTTTCGCAAGCACGACGGCAGCAAGTTGCACGTGGCCCACGCCGGCGCGGCGATTTACCACTACGGCTGGGTTCGCCCGCCCAAGCAGATGACGCGCAAGCGCATCGCCTTCGTCACCATTCATGAAGGCGCCGAGACCGCGCAGGACAAGTTCCCCGATGCCAACCAGAGCTTCGACTTCGGCCTGCTCAAGGGGCGCACCCGCTTCACCGCTACCCACCCGGCGGTGATGGCAGCACGCATCGCGCAGAAGAACTGGACCGTCGCACCCAGTGCCGCCTCGACGCAGCGCCACGACCGGCTTTCCGAACGCCTGCTCACCTTCGCCGAGCAGCGCCTGCTCGGCTTCAAGATCGGCGAGCACCGCAACTACATCCTGCTACCGGCGTGA
- a CDS encoding glycosyltransferase family 2 protein yields the protein MADVAVLIPAFNCERTIGEVVRGAGRFVAAVLVVDDGSSDETAARARAGGAEVVQHSTNRGKGAALQTGLQLLARGGVTHVLTMDGDGQHLAEEIPALLQASQAEPRALVIGARRIAAGTVPGLRLFGNRFANRWVEIACGQALPDTQSGLRIYPLPAALALGARAGHFAFETEVLIRAVRAGIPIRSLPVAVYYPPPEQRLSHYRPFLDTVRIIFTVVGLILHRR from the coding sequence ATGGCGGACGTGGCGGTGCTGATTCCGGCGTTCAACTGCGAGCGTACCATCGGTGAGGTGGTGCGCGGGGCGGGCCGATTCGTTGCCGCGGTGCTGGTGGTCGACGACGGCTCCAGTGACGAGACCGCAGCGCGGGCCAGGGCCGGCGGCGCCGAGGTCGTCCAGCATTCGACCAACCGCGGCAAAGGGGCGGCGCTGCAAACCGGGCTGCAGCTGCTGGCGCGAGGCGGCGTGACGCACGTGCTCACAATGGATGGCGACGGACAGCATCTGGCCGAGGAGATCCCCGCGCTGCTGCAGGCGTCGCAAGCGGAACCGCGGGCTCTGGTCATCGGGGCACGCCGGATCGCCGCCGGCACAGTGCCGGGGTTGCGCTTGTTCGGTAACCGCTTCGCCAATCGCTGGGTGGAAATCGCCTGCGGGCAAGCGCTGCCGGACACGCAGTCGGGCCTGCGCATCTATCCGCTGCCTGCCGCCCTCGCCCTCGGCGCGCGTGCCGGCCACTTCGCCTTTGAAACCGAGGTGCTGATTCGCGCCGTGCGCGCGGGCATACCGATCCGCTCGCTGCCGGTCGCCGTGTACTACCCACCACCGGAGCAGCGTCTCAGCCATTACCGCCCGTTTCTCGACACTGTGCGGATCATCTTCACCGTCGTCGGCCTGATCCTGCACCGGCGCTGA
- a CDS encoding DUF1566 domain-containing protein: MRATIVVIATVLLALWPGRSQAQCDQCQGDFNYDGQVTIDELVTAVNNALNDCPAPGARFLDNGDGTITDSRTGLQWEKKSDDASIHNKDNTYTWTAGSPYDPNGTAFTVFLATLNREPCFAGHCDWRLPSAAELQGLVDHTLWAPAIDPIFNMACAPGCTITACSCTVSDFYWTSTPMAELPDYTWSVDLNYGVVNLYDKTLRYYVRAVRSGS, encoded by the coding sequence ATGCGTGCAACCATCGTGGTGATTGCCACCGTCCTGCTGGCGCTCTGGCCCGGGCGCAGCCAAGCTCAATGCGACCAATGCCAGGGGGACTTCAACTACGACGGCCAGGTCACGATCGATGAGCTGGTCACCGCGGTGAACAACGCCTTGAACGACTGCCCGGCACCGGGGGCGCGTTTCCTCGACAACGGCGACGGGACGATCACCGACAGCAGGACTGGCCTGCAGTGGGAGAAGAAGAGCGACGACGCCTCCATCCACAACAAGGACAACACTTACACCTGGACTGCCGGTTCTCCCTATGATCCGAACGGCACCGCGTTCACCGTTTTCCTGGCGACCTTGAATCGCGAGCCGTGCTTTGCGGGGCACTGCGACTGGCGGCTACCAAGCGCCGCCGAGCTGCAAGGCTTGGTCGATCACACGCTCTGGGCCCCCGCCATCGATCCCATCTTCAACATGGCGTGCGCCCCGGGCTGCACGATTACAGCTTGCAGCTGCACGGTGTCGGACTTCTACTGGACGTCCACCCCAATGGCCGAACTCCCCGACTACACCTGGAGCGTGGACCTCAACTACGGCGTGGTCAACCTCTACGACAAGACCCTCCGCTATTACGTGCGGGCCGTGCGCAGCGGCTCGTAA
- a CDS encoding DNA-binding protein, giving the protein MRRLTHATVAAGVSLVLVARITYTQPALAQPAAPPAGAAPAAAASTSGKVVETMDAGGYTYVQVDDGGKKIWAAAPKFAVAVGDQVVVPAGAPMHDFESKTLGRTFDVVYFVAAVQVAGRSASQPAAAHGAAAHAAPGQGAAPAALDLSNLKKAEGGHTVAELFANKAALAGSEVVTRGKVAKFTAQVMGKNWLHVQDGTGGAGTNDLTVTTSATAAVGNTVLVRGTLSTNKDFGYGYKYDIIIEDAAVAVE; this is encoded by the coding sequence GTGAGACGCCTGACACACGCGACCGTCGCCGCCGGCGTAAGCCTCGTGCTGGTTGCACGCATTACCTACACGCAACCGGCGCTAGCCCAGCCGGCTGCACCACCCGCCGGGGCGGCGCCTGCGGCCGCGGCGAGCACCAGCGGCAAAGTGGTCGAGACGATGGATGCCGGCGGTTACACCTACGTCCAGGTCGATGACGGCGGCAAGAAGATCTGGGCGGCGGCGCCGAAATTCGCGGTCGCCGTCGGCGACCAGGTGGTGGTGCCGGCGGGTGCCCCGATGCATGACTTCGAGAGCAAGACCCTAGGAAGAACATTCGACGTGGTCTATTTCGTCGCCGCCGTCCAGGTGGCCGGCCGCAGCGCGTCGCAACCGGCAGCGGCGCACGGCGCGGCAGCGCACGCTGCGCCAGGCCAGGGCGCCGCACCCGCAGCACTCGATCTCTCGAACCTCAAGAAAGCAGAGGGTGGCCACACCGTAGCCGAGCTGTTCGCCAACAAGGCCGCCCTCGCCGGCTCCGAGGTCGTCACTCGTGGCAAGGTGGCCAAGTTCACCGCTCAGGTCATGGGTAAGAACTGGCTTCACGTGCAGGATGGAACCGGCGGCGCCGGCACCAACGATCTCACCGTCACCACCAGCGCTACTGCCGCGGTCGGCAACACTGTGCTGGTGCGTGGTACGCTCAGTACCAACAAGGACTTCGGCTACGGCTACAAGTACGACATCATCATCGAAGATGCCGCCGTCGCGGTGGAGTGA
- a CDS encoding cytochrome c, producing the protein MKTRILFKSVATAAAGCLLTGLVAATAGAAEDGKALYDKNCASCHGPGGKGDGPAAKILKPAPKDLATAIKGKSDDDIVKVSKEGGKAVGMAATMPASKLSVDQIKAVVQYMKGFGQ; encoded by the coding sequence ATGAAGACACGGATACTGTTCAAGAGCGTGGCGACGGCCGCAGCGGGCTGTTTGCTGACCGGCCTAGTGGCGGCGACCGCAGGTGCCGCCGAAGACGGCAAGGCGCTGTACGACAAGAACTGCGCCTCATGCCACGGCCCCGGCGGCAAGGGGGACGGTCCGGCGGCGAAGATTCTGAAGCCTGCGCCCAAGGACTTGGCGACTGCGATCAAGGGCAAGAGCGACGACGATATCGTCAAGGTCTCGAAAGAAGGCGGCAAGGCCGTCGGGATGGCCGCCACCATGCCGGCATCCAAGCTGAGCGTCGACCAGATCAAGGCGGTGGTTCAGTACATGAAGGGGTTCGGGCAGTGA